taattgtaaaaataggCATTCAAAActtctatttataaaattaggctTAAGCAGTGAATGATTTACCATATTTAGGAAACGCTGAATCTAAAAGTGGTAAATCATTCACTGTTTTTTAtcaaatctatattttttctaaatccGAACTCCAAAAGATGTATaacattaaataataaaaataattgtaaaattttgagaaagtgGTAAATGGTTTACCGCATTTAAATAATTGTAACATTTTGAGAAAGTGGTAAATGGTTTACCGCATTTAAAAAGCGGCGAATCAAGTTttgtaactaaattttttaaaggactatttttataattataatattttttaagcctattaataaaaatagttcGTTGTAAAGCCAGGCCAAACAGGAACTACATTTTGAATAGACATCTGGTGCTTATTAGAGACATCTACAATATACGGCATGTCTTGTGACAACAAAAAAGGGCAGAGCAAAGATAAAACATTATAGTAGGACGAAACCATTTATCTACTTACTTACATCCAAAAATTGTTGTACTCATCGATTTCATCTCCTGATTCAGCACTTCAATAACTATTAACCGAGAAGTAGAAACTCCACTACTTAACGCTACATAAAAGACGTCAAAAAGCGCAACTTTGTTTTGGTTTTTACTTGTGCCCTGGTCCAAATAGAAATTTAACAGGAAAGGGAGGGAAAAAAGGGGTACAAGTATTGAATGCTAGAAACATATAGAGATTATATTGATGTCGAAGCCGACTGAACTAGAAAAGCACTTTATAATTGCGCTAGAAGTGATTAAGCCAGTAGACTGTTCGTGAAAATGTGGACATACCGCTGTAGATACATGTGTATTTCCTTCTGTCGGTCCCTCCCTCGCAAGGCCAAAGTCGGACAACTTTGGCTTAAACTCCTTGTCTAGCAAAACATTGGATGCTTTAAAATCACGATATATAACCTACAAATAGAGAAGTACTGTAAGAACTCTTGAAGTTTTAAACCTTAGTATAGAGAACAAAAGTAACTCCATAAAAGTGAGCACAGAAGCAGAAATACCACTTCAAACAGAAACAAGGAGCTGATTCAAACAATAATTACTTTTGGTATTAAAATTTTCCGACAGAATGGAATTGCATCAGAGAATCGTATCAATAAGACCAATGCCAGATGAAATGCTAAATATCAGCGAGCGCAAACTTCAATTTGCCATAATAAAGATAAGGGTTTTGTTGATCGAAGGATATAATGGCTTCCTATAGAATGTGTGGTACTGTACTACTGTCGAATATAATTACGCCAACTACTGAAAATCAGCAGAGGAAAGGTCGGTTTTTGTTTTGATGTACAGGGGTCTATTGTTTGATCAAGTGATGGTGTCTAAGAGCCTGTCTGGCCTATCTTCTCTACTGCGCAACAGGACGCTTTGAAAAGACAGGCATTTGGCTAACTGAATCTAGTGCTGTTTTCTGGAGCTAAGAAGAGCTTTCGGGCCCGAAAAGCAAAATCTCTAATTTCAAACTTCTGCTGCCACAAGTAGCTGTAGCGGATATATTACTGAAAAGTTCTAGAGCTTCTTCGAAGAACTCCATCAAACATTCGGAAGCTCCAGTCGGACTAAGTCGCATATACATGAATAGTCAGATAAGACTAAATTGCCCTGGAACAAAAAATCGATAACGAGAAAGAAAGTTTTGGAACGACCTGAACTTCTAAACCTTCATGCAGATACGCCAATCCTTCTGCGGCGCCTAAGATGATCTGTAGCCTCAAATTCCAAGAAAGAGGTGCATAATTCCGGTTGAACAAATGATCTTCCAAGCTCCTATTTGGCATGTACTCATAAACCAGCAACCTTTGGATCCCTCTTTCACCGTCGACAGAACAGTATCCAATAAGCTTCACGAGATTTGGGTGCTCAACTACCGCAAGAAACTGAACTTCTGCCAACCACTGCTTATGGCCCTAAAAGTAGTTTGAcaatttaatatgtttacaaCAAGTGGCGTATAATAGACGTTGCAACGATGAATGTAGCACTTAATAGACGTTGTATAAACAAAGGCCATGAACTGCACAACTAGACCGCGTACGCGAATTAAATATTCGAAAGATTCCGCAGGTGGTCCTAGTTTGATTGGACAAACGCCAACGCAACGACAATGAAAAGCAGCTCGACAAAGTGATGGAACATCATTCTACttgttgtttctttttataCCAGAATTTATCAAAGTTTCTTCCGTACATAACGAATTTTGCGTGCAAACTCAACTACAATGCGATCACTCATATGGGCATTGAATATAATAACAGCACTGCGACGTGACCAACTGTTCTAAGTAGTGATGAAGATccagaaaaaaaacaaaagaataccTGCAAACCGCGTTGATTGAGTTGCTTTACCGCAACTGCGATCCTATCCCCCTTACCATCGGGGGGACGAATGAAACCTTTGTAAACACTCCCGAAACCGCCTTCTCCGATCTTAAGCATCCTACTGAAGTCATTGGTAGCATTTCTGAGCTCGTCGAGCTCGAAAGCGCGGAGCCTCTGAGCCCTCTCTTCGTACAAAGCCGGTATGCTTCGCTGCGACGAATTAGATGCCGAGGACTTGCTCGTCGGCTGGCCGGCGCCCGAATCGTCGGACCGGCTCGTGCTAATGTTCGAGGCCGGAGCCGGCGTATTCGCAGCTGTCGGCCCACTCTTGTTCTCTTGCCTGCTCTTCTGCTTCTTCCTGAAGCTGAAACACCCCATGCCTCCAAAATTGAGCTACAAAATTGGCTTAATTGTGCCACTCAATTGCTTtcatttgcttcttcttctttttcttttttttaaataaaagagtgaagaaaaaaaaaaattaaagggcaCCAACAAAACAAAGATGGGTTCTTGAGAGAGCTCAAATTTTGAAACACAAAgccaaaaaagccaaaaaaaaaaacaaaaagcaaaaaaaagggggaggaAAAACTACAGAGAAATGGAACAACAACCAAAATTTTGATGGAAAAAAGAGGTGCCTAAaacaaagaaattaaacaaaaattctGGATTAAAGAAAGaaggggaaaataaaaaaaaaaaggaaaattgaaGAGAACCCAGATGAGGAACAAGCAAGAACTACTAGAAGGgggccacaaaaaaaaaaaaaaaaaatctttttttaacaaaaaagaaGTGAAAGAAGCACAGAAGATACCAGAGGAGAATAAacaaatggatttttttttttaaaaaaaaaaaacaaggggaGGAGTGTGATTGTTCCTTCTAAATatcttttaacaaaaaataaaagcaagaatAATTGGTTGGTGAATATAAAAACCAAACCAGGATAATAAAGAGGTGAGGAGTCCAAGGAGGAAAAAAAGCaataggaggaggaggaggaccaACAGCAGAAGAAGACCCACAAGAAGCAGCAGAGAAGAACAAGAAAGCCTTTAATAAGAGAGGAGGAGAATTCAACTCACCACCATCTCCATGTACAAACAAGTAAAAGAGGTGTTATAAAAGAGCAGAAGAAAAATCCAACCCCCCTCATCCCACCCACATGAAGGAGGATGAAGGCAGTCAGCTACAAGTGAAACTCAAACTCTTGCCTGCACCAAGATGCTTTCACACATATCATGCACCAACAAAAGTCTAtgtttcattattattattcttttaaaataaaaaaaataaataagaatttaagtgcTGTAGTATACTACGAGAACGTATCAAGAATGATATACTATGCCATagaattcttatattttttagcGTCAAAGGTATTCTAATTGCGtgtaatatattcttttatcaaatcttttgtattttactgagataattaattaactaacttcacaaaagaagaagaagaagaagaaggctttAAGTACTGTCATCGgtatagaataaaattatactaaTATCTTGTCGGCACGATTAGACATGCTGGACGTGCCTAATGTCGTGGCCGCTTAAATTCTTGTTATATCagaaataatattataactACTCGATTGTATATAAGTATAGAATTTGTattattaacaaatttaaaCGAATTTAATACAGTTAGTTTCTTTAGATGGTGTATAGAATTTATCATTTCataatttatgtaaattttttaatagtatatcTTTTACCGTTCAAATTTTACGTTTTTCTATTTGGAAAGAGCAAATTCGTATATAATAAAAcgtaagaaattttaaaaattcattatcTAGGTATTAAATAGCTCTGAAATAAGAGAATCGATAAAAATGTTGTTGGATGACCCACAGTATCTAGCACAGTTGACTCAGAGCTTGATGATTGAtacttaagtttttaaattcaaaatctagtcatttcacatttcttgctgagtttatttttttttaaaaaagaacttCAAATAATCGTTctatggttaaaaaaaaaagaagaaaaaatttcaaataaccTTCCCGTGGTTTAGTATTTTCTCACGTTTCTATTCTGTAATTTCGTTTTCTCATCCCACCAGTCCCTCCACCAACTTCTCCTtaaagtatatagaaaaaacttcagatgcaTTTCCTGtagtttactaatttttttttactttaatattttatgattttaactttattactggcTTAACAGAAGAGTTAACGGAGTAAGTAccggaaataaaaaaaataaaatcataggacattaaagaaatattttgtaaaccacataatactgaAGTGAAAAAAGCGCTAAACCATATACAGAATGAAAGGCGTAGCAAACTACTACTTTGCtctctcattaaaaaaaaaaaagaaaaaaaaagaaaagaaaaaaaaaaggtgttggATGCAAAAAGAAACAGTGGTCCacaatttatatttcttttgtaaaatattatggGATTTTGCGTGTAGGGTTcacggtgcaccgggtgcatggCTTAAACTGTGAAGGTTGAGACGCATACGCAGACGATTCAGTCACCCTTGTGGGGCCCACGCCCTTGGAAACAACTCCGCTCCGTTGTTTCTCAGAAGAGATCATAACGAATTAATGATGTGTAAAAGTGCAAGGAACCCCCCCAACTTTAGCCAATTTCGACGCAACTGCATTtatttaacttttctttttctttttcttttttttttcttttttccttctcctgTTAGGTTTTAGGAACTTTTTGCTTATACGCCACTTACTACTAtaaaacatttttaaatttgtctCTAAACATCCAAAATATTCTTCTCAAATCCAATCTCATTAGTAGACTCTATTATAGAAAAAGAGGATAATTGaaggaatattttaaaatcagtaaaaatattttcttcatccatgaataaataaaatatttttaaaaagttgaaggatatattagatattattcctagattttcaagtcattttttaaATGCCTAACCACTTGACTAACGGCGGATTGATAACTTAAATTATATTACAGGTATTCTCTTAACTTTTAAGCATTATTTTAGAagttcaacaaaattttttaattaattttttttaaaaaaattaggtattGTTTGGTATTATtgtccttttttaattttttaaatactaattttatataatttgatgtgttagaggggagattttttttttttttatttttatagtttgttAGTTTATAATGCATCcagttaaataataaataataatttgtttaaagaattttgaagaaaaaaaaagttattttcaaacttttattttttgttatctaATAAAGAATTTGGATTAAAGAATTTAACCAAGTCACCGTCCACTGCTACACCTTTTGATATACGAAGTAAAAACAAATACGATACCAAACGAGACTTTGGTCAATAGTTTCATTAagctaaataattttaattatactttacgaaaaaaattaaaataaataatggttAATTGCCAAAAAAACtatgaaattaaatataatttatttaaggtAGAAATGTACCAAAATTATCTGAACATGGACCATTTTGAGATAACTacccaaccttttaaaattttaattttagtatccaatctttcaattttttgatttgagttagttaatgatatttttacttcataatttaagctaattaggtttcgtttggaattgcgaaaGAATTGCGTTACGTGCAGTAAGAAAAtgcgataaaaaaatatcatgtttgtttccgtacgtaatattgtatTTCGCATAATCCGGATGAATC
This is a stretch of genomic DNA from Ananas comosus cultivar F153 unplaced genomic scaffold, ASM154086v1, whole genome shotgun sequence. It encodes these proteins:
- the LOC109703889 gene encoding probable serine/threonine-protein kinase PBL19 isoform X2 encodes the protein MGCFSFRKKQKSRQENKSGPTAANTPAPASNISTSRSDDSGAGQPTSKSSASNSSQRSIPALYEERAQRLRAFELDELRNATNDFSRMLKIGEGGFGSVYKGFIRPPDGKGDRIAVAVKQLNQRGLQGHKQWLAEVQFLAVVEHPNLVKLIGYCSVDGERGIQRLLVYEYMPNRSLEDHLFNRNYAPLSWNLRLQIILGAAEGLAYLHEGLEVIYRDFKASNVLLDKEFKPKLSDFGLAREGPTEGNTHVSTAVVGTYGYAAPDYIETGHLTTKSDVWSFGVVLYEILTGRRSLERNRPTGEQKLLEWVRQYPADGRSFFMILDPRLRHQYSLKAAREIAKLADRCLVKNAKERPKMSEVVEVLKQVVEMEPTEANSSRGDLGKGKRTETAHPRR
- the LOC109703889 gene encoding probable serine/threonine-protein kinase PBL19 isoform X1; its protein translation is MGCFSFRKKQKSRQENKSGPTAANTPAPASNISTSRSDDSGAGQPTSKSSASNSSQRSIPALYEERAQRLRAFELDELRNATNDFSRMLKIGEGGFGSVYKGFIRPPDGKGDRIAVAVKQLNQRGLQGHKQWLAEVQFLAVVEHPNLVKLIGYCSVDGERGIQRLLVYEYMPNRSLEDHLFNRNYAPLSWNLRLQIILGAAEGLAYLHEGLEVQVIYRDFKASNVLLDKEFKPKLSDFGLAREGPTEGNTHVSTAVVGTYGYAAPDYIETGHLTTKSDVWSFGVVLYEILTGRRSLERNRPTGEQKLLEWVRQYPADGRSFFMILDPRLRHQYSLKAAREIAKLADRCLVKNAKERPKMSEVVEVLKQVVEMEPTEANSSRGDLGKGKRTETAHPRR